A DNA window from Pithys albifrons albifrons isolate INPA30051 chromosome 7, PitAlb_v1, whole genome shotgun sequence contains the following coding sequences:
- the LOC139674264 gene encoding olfactory receptor 14J1-like, with the protein MSNSSSISQFLLLPLADTRQLQLLHLWLFLGISLAALLGNGLIISAVACDHHLHTPMHFFLLNLSLTDLGSICTTVPKAMHNSLWDTTTISYMGCAAQLFSFMLFITTEYCVLTIMCYDRYVAICKPLHYGTLLGSRACAHMAAAAWASGFLNALLHTANTFSLPLCQGNALNQFFCEIPQILKLSCSHSNFRELGLILVSACLTFGCFIFIVFSYVQIFRAVLRIPSEQGRHKAFSTCLPHLAVVSLFVSTSMFSYLKLPSISTSLDLVVSILYAVIPPALNPLIYSLRNEELKDALRELMTGCLSPAITCQISFVQRS; encoded by the coding sequence atgtccaacagcagctccatcagccagttcctcctcctgccattggcagacacgcggcagctgcagctcctgcacttgtggctcttcctgggcatctccctggctgccctcctgggcaacggcctcatcatcagcgccgtagcctgcgaccaccacctgcacacccccatgcacttcttcctgctcaacctgtccctcacagacctgggctccatctgcaccactgtccccaaagccatgcacaactccctctgggacaccacaactatctcctacatgggatgtgctgcacagctcttttcCTTTATGTTGTTCATAACAACAGAGTATTGtgtcctcaccatcatgtgctacgaccgctacgttgccatctgcaaacccctgcactacgggaccctcctgggcagcagagcttgtgcccacatggcagcagctgcctgggccagtggctttctcaatgctctgctgcacacagccaatacattttccctgcccctgtgccagggaaatgCCCTGAAtcagtttttctgtgaaattcctcagatcctcaagctctcctgctcacactccaaCTTCAGGGAACTTGGGCTCATTTTGGTTAGTGCCTGTTTAacttttggttgtttcattttcatagttttctcctatgtgcagattttcagggctgtgctgaggatcccctctgagcagggacggcacaaagccttttccacgtgcctccctcacctggctgtggtctccctgtttgtcagcacttCCATGTTTTCCTACCTTAAGCTTCCCTCCATCTCCACATCCCTGGACCTGGTGGTGTCAATTCTTTATGCAGTGattcctccagcactgaaccccctcatctacagtCTGAGGAAtgaggagctcaaggatgccctGAGAGAACTGATGACTGGATGCTTATCACCAGCAATAACCTGCCAGATTTCTTTTGTGCAGCGTTCATAA